The nucleotide sequence CTGGACCCACGCGTGGCGAACACACCGGCCATGATCTCGGCGAGATCGGCGAAAGCACAGCCAATCAATCCGGCCCGCGGCCGCGCCGGATTAGTCAGCGGGCCAAGGAGATTGAACACGGTGGGCACCCCGATTTCACGACGTACCACCGATGCTTGCCGATAGGACGGATGAAACTGCGGCGCGAAACAGAACCCGATCCCGATCTCGTTGAGGCTGCGCGCGACCTGGTCGGGCCCCAGGTCTATGCGCACCCCAAGGGCCTCCAGGGTGTCCGCGCCGCCGGCCAACGACGAGGCGGCTCGGTTGCCATGCTTGACCACCGGCACACCCGCGGCGGCGACCACGATGGACGCCATAGTGGACAGGTTCACCGTGTTGACCCCGTCGCCACCGGTGCCGACGATGTCGACGGTGTCGTCGCGGATCAAGTCGGCCGGCATCGGACGCGCGTAGGCGAGCATCACGTCGGCCAGCTCACCGACCTCGCCCGCGGTGGGAACCTTCATCTTCATGGCGACGGCGAAAGCGGCGACCTGGGCGGGCCGCGCGTTGCCGCTCATGATCTGCTCCATGGCCCAGCCCGCCTGACCCGGCTCCAAATGCTTGCCCTCCGTTAGCCGGCCGAGCAGCTGCGGCCACGAGGACGTCGGTATGGGTGCGGCCGCCGAGTGGTCGGCCGCGGATGAAGCTTCGGATGACAGCACCACGCGCCCGATAGTCCCATGCGTCCGACTACCTCCTATCGCCCGCCCACCGGTTGGCCGCGACCGGCGCAAACGCAGCGCCGACGCGACTCGCGGAAGCGAATTTCAGCCCCGGGTAGAGTTCGACAACTACAAAGCGTCATACTTGCGGATGTGACGAGTGCTGTAGGGACCTCGGGTACTGCCATCACGTCGCGCGTGCATTCGCTGAACCGACCAAACATGGTCAGTGTCGGCACCATAGTGTGGCTTTCCAGCGAGCTGATGTTCTTTGCTGGGTTGTTCGCTATGTACTTCACCGCGCGCTCGCAAGCCGGCGGGAAGTGGCCGCCACCGCCCACGGAGCTGAATCTCTATCAGGCCGTGCCGGTGACGTTGGTGCTAATCGCGTCGTCGTTCACCTGCCAGATGGGGGTGTTCGCGGCCGAGCGCGGCGACGTGTTTGGGCTACGCCGCTGGTATGTGATCACCTTCCTGATGGGTCTGTTCTTTGTCCTGGGCCAGGGCTACGAGTACTACCACCTGGTGACTCATGGGACGACCATCCCCGGCAGCGCCTACGGAAGCGTGTTCTATCTGGCCACTGGCTTCCACGGGCTACACGTCACCGGCGGTCTGATCGCGTTCATATTCCTGCTGGTGCGGACCGGGATGAGTAAGTTCACCCCGGCCCAGGCAACCGCCAGCATCGTCGTCTCCTACTACTGGCACTTCGTCGACATCGTGTGGATCGCGCTGTTCACCGTGATCTATTTCATTCGATAGCAGCTGGCAGCCCCCAAACAGGCACGATCAGGAAACGAACAGGAGAGCTCAGTTGAAGAAACTGGGATTCACCCGATCCGGTGGCAGTGAGCCGGTTGCCCGGCGACTCGTCGGGGCGCTGCGCGGCCCGCGTAGTCACCGATCAGAACAGCGAACTAGTCGCGCACGACGGCGTCTTCATCGCCGGTTATCGGGTGGGCTGCTGCTGTTGATAGCCCTGACCATCGCTGGCGGCGTGGCGGCCGTACTCACACCCGTCCCGCAGGTAGCCGTCGCCGACGAGTCTTCCGCCGCACTGCTTCGCACCGGCAAGCAGTTGTTCGACACCTCATGTGTGTCTTGCCACGGCGCCAACCTGCAAGGCGTGCCCGACCACGGCCCCAGCTTGATCGGAGTCGGCGAGGCGGCCGTCTACTTCCAGGTATCGACGGGCCGGATGCCAGCCATGCGCGGCGAAGCGCAGGCACAGCGCAAAGAGCCGATTTTCGATGAGGCACAGACCGACGCTCTTGGCGCGTTCGTGCAAGCCAACGGCGGTGGCCCCACCGTGGTGCGCAACCCCGACGGCAGCCTTGCGATGAAGTCGCTGCGCGGAGATGATCTGGGCCGCGGCGGTGATCTGTTCCGCCTCAACTGCACCTCCTGCCACAACTTCACGGGCAAGGGCGGGGCGCTGTCCTCCGGCAAGTTCGCGCCGGATCTGGGGCCCGCCAACGAGCAGCAGATCCTCACCGCGATGCTGACGGGTCCGCAGAACATGCCGAAGTTCTCCGACCGTCAGCTGTCATTCGACGCGAAGAAGGACATCATCGCCTACGTTCGCAACGCCGCCGAGGAGCGGCAGCCCGGCGGCTACGGACTCGGTGGATTCGGTCCCGCACCTGAGGGCATGGCGATATGGATCATCGGTATGGTCGCCGCCATTGGGCTGGCACTGTGGATTGGGGCGCGATCATGAGCGACGGCTCAACGGAAACCGGCGTCTCGCGCGAGCCCGACGAGGCCGCGCTGGCCGAAATGTCCCAGCAAGAACTGCTGGAGCTGGGCGGCAGCATCGACGGCGTGCGCATCGCCCACAAGGAACCTCGCTGGCCGGTAGAGGGCACCAAGGCGGAGAAGCGCGCGGAGCGCGGCGTGGCCCTCTGGCTTTTGCTGGGTGGGTTCTTCGGCCTGGCACTGCTGCTGGTCTTCCTCTTCTGGCCGTGGGAGTACAAGCCGAGCGGAGACAAGGGCAACCTGCTCTACTCCCTTGCCACCCCGCTGTACGGGTTGACCTTCGGGATGTCCGTGCTGGCGATCGCGATCGGCGCGGTGCTTTTCCAGAAACGCTTTATCCCCGAAGAGATCACCATCCAAGATCGCCATGACGGCGCCTCCCGCGAGGTAGACCGCAAGACGGTGGTGGCCAACCTCGCCGACGCCTTCGAAGCCTCCACGATCGGACGGCGCAAGATGGTCGGCGCGTCGTTGGGCGTGGGTCTGGGCGCGTTCGGGCTCGGCACCTTGGTTGCGTTTGCCGGCGGCCTCATCAAGAACCCGTGGAAGCCGGTGGTCCCCACCGCTGACGGCAAGAAGGCGGTGCTGTGGACCTCGGGCTGGACCCCGCGGTTCCACGGCGAGACGATCTATCTGGCGCGAGCCACCGGACTCGGTGACGGGCCTCCGTACACCAAGATGCGCCCCGAGGACTTGGACGCCGGCGGGATGGAAACGGTGTTTCCCTGGCGGGAGTCCGACGGCGACGGCACCACCGTGGAATCCCACGAAAAGCTGCAGCGGATCTCAATGGGCGTCCGCAACCCCGTGATGCTGATTCGGATCAAGCCCACCGACATGCACCGCGTGGTGAAGCGCCAAGGCCAAGAGAGCTTCAACTTCGGAGAACTCTTCGCCTTCACCAAGGTCTGCTCTCACCTGGGCTGCCCGTCTTCGCTGTATGAGCAGCAGTCCTACCGAATTCTGTGCCCGTGTCACCAATCCCAGTTCGACGCGCTGCATTTCGCCAAGCCGATATTCGGCCCGGCCGCGCGTGCGCTGGCGCAGTTGCCTATCACAATCGACACCGAGGGATATTTGGTCGCCAACGGCGACTTCATCGAACCCGTTGGACCGGCATTCTGGGAGCGCACAACATCATGAGCCCGAAACTCAGTCCGCCGAAGATCGGTGATGTCCTAGCCCGCCAGGCCGAGGACATTGATACGCGCTACCACCCCGCGGCAGCGCTGCGCAGACAGTTCAACAAGGTCTTCCCGACGCACTGGTCGTTCCTGCTCGGCGAGGTCGCGCTGTACAGCTTCATCGTGCTGCTGATCACCGGCGTGTACCTGACGCTGTTCTTCGATCCGTCCATGATGGACGTCACCTACAACGGCGTCTACCAGCCGTTGCGCGGCGTGGAGATGTCGAAGGCTTACGCGTCGGCACTCGACATCTCCTTCGAGGTGCGTGGCGGCTTGTTCGTCCGCCAGGTACACCACTGGGCGGCACTGATGTTCGCCGCGGCGATCATGGTGCACTTGGCACGTATTTTCTTCACGGGCGCATTCCGGCGGCCACGTGAGGCCAACTGGATCATCGGTTCGTTGCTGCTGATCCTGGCCATGTTCGAGGGATACTTCGGCTACTCACTGCCTGACGACTTGCTGTCCGGCATCGGTTTGCGGGCCGCGCTCTCCTCGATCACGCTGGGGATGCCGGTGATCGGCACCTGGCTGCACTGGGCGTTGTTCGGCGGCGATTTCCCCTGCGGTGGTGTGGGCGACGACTGCACCGCGGCGGGCTACATCATCCCGCGCATGTACTCCCTGCACATCCTGTTGCTGCCGGGAATCATCCTGGCGCTGATCGGGATGCACATGGCCTTGGTGTGGTTCCAGAAGCACACCCAGTTCCCCGGCCCGGGCCGCACCGAGCACAACGTCGTCGGTGTCCGAGTGATGCCCGTGTTCGCGGTCAAGTCTGGTGCGTTCTTCGCGGCCATCACCGGTGTGCTGGGTTTGATGGGCGGTCTGCTGCAGATCAACCCGATCTGGAATCTGGGCCCCTACAAGCCGGCCCATGTTTCGGCAGGGTCGCAGCCCGACTTCTACATGATGTGGACCGAAGGCCTGGCCCGTATCTGGCCGCCATGGGAGTTCTACTTCTGGCACCACACCATTCCGGCACCGGTGTGGGTCGCTCTGATCATGGGTCTCATTTTCATGCTCCTGATCGTCTACCCCTTCCTGGAGAAGCGGTTTACCGGCGACTACGCGCACCACAACCTGCTGCAGCGGCCGCGTGACGCTCCGGTTCGTACCGCAGTCGGAGCGATGGCGATCTCGTTCTACATGCTGCTCACGCTGGCGGCGATGAACGACATCATCGCGCTGAAGTTCCACATCTCGTTGAACGCAACGACGTGGATCGGACGTATCGGCATGGTGATTCTTCCGCCGTTCGTCTACTTCATCAGCTACCGGTGGTCCATCGGACTGCAGCGCAGCGACCGTGCGGTGCTCGAGCACGGTATTGAGACCGGCATCATCAAGCGGCTGCCGCACGGTGCCTACATCGAACTGCACCAGCCGCTCGGTCCGGTCGACGAGCATGGTCATCCGCTTCCGCTGGACTACCAGGGCGCTCCATTGCCCAAGCGAATGAACAAGCTGGGCTCGGCGGGATCGCC is from Mycobacterium marinum and encodes:
- the trpD gene encoding anthranilate phosphoribosyltransferase, translating into MVLSSEASSAADHSAAAPIPTSSWPQLLGRLTEGKHLEPGQAGWAMEQIMSGNARPAQVAAFAVAMKMKVPTAGEVGELADVMLAYARPMPADLIRDDTVDIVGTGGDGVNTVNLSTMASIVVAAAGVPVVKHGNRAASSLAGGADTLEALGVRIDLGPDQVARSLNEIGIGFCFAPQFHPSYRQASVVRREIGVPTVFNLLGPLTNPARPRAGLIGCAFADLAEIMAGVFATRGSSVLVVHGDDGLDELTTTTTSTIWRVQAGTVDKLTFDPGDFGFARAELSQLLGGDPQANAAEARAVLGGAAGPVRDAVVLNAAGAIVAHAGLSSRAEWLPAWQDGLQRAAVAIDSGAAEQLLARWVRFSQHV
- a CDS encoding cytochrome c oxidase subunit 3 translates to MTSAVGTSGTAITSRVHSLNRPNMVSVGTIVWLSSELMFFAGLFAMYFTARSQAGGKWPPPPTELNLYQAVPVTLVLIASSFTCQMGVFAAERGDVFGLRRWYVITFLMGLFFVLGQGYEYYHLVTHGTTIPGSAYGSVFYLATGFHGLHVTGGLIAFIFLLVRTGMSKFTPAQATASIVVSYYWHFVDIVWIALFTVIYFIR
- a CDS encoding cytochrome c translates to MRGPRSHRSEQRTSRARRRLHRRLSGGLLLLIALTIAGGVAAVLTPVPQVAVADESSAALLRTGKQLFDTSCVSCHGANLQGVPDHGPSLIGVGEAAVYFQVSTGRMPAMRGEAQAQRKEPIFDEAQTDALGAFVQANGGGPTVVRNPDGSLAMKSLRGDDLGRGGDLFRLNCTSCHNFTGKGGALSSGKFAPDLGPANEQQILTAMLTGPQNMPKFSDRQLSFDAKKDIIAYVRNAAEERQPGGYGLGGFGPAPEGMAIWIIGMVAAIGLALWIGARS
- a CDS encoding ubiquinol-cytochrome c reductase iron-sulfur subunit, translated to MSDGSTETGVSREPDEAALAEMSQQELLELGGSIDGVRIAHKEPRWPVEGTKAEKRAERGVALWLLLGGFFGLALLLVFLFWPWEYKPSGDKGNLLYSLATPLYGLTFGMSVLAIAIGAVLFQKRFIPEEITIQDRHDGASREVDRKTVVANLADAFEASTIGRRKMVGASLGVGLGAFGLGTLVAFAGGLIKNPWKPVVPTADGKKAVLWTSGWTPRFHGETIYLARATGLGDGPPYTKMRPEDLDAGGMETVFPWRESDGDGTTVESHEKLQRISMGVRNPVMLIRIKPTDMHRVVKRQGQESFNFGELFAFTKVCSHLGCPSSLYEQQSYRILCPCHQSQFDALHFAKPIFGPAARALAQLPITIDTEGYLVANGDFIEPVGPAFWERTTS
- a CDS encoding cytochrome b codes for the protein MSPKLSPPKIGDVLARQAEDIDTRYHPAAALRRQFNKVFPTHWSFLLGEVALYSFIVLLITGVYLTLFFDPSMMDVTYNGVYQPLRGVEMSKAYASALDISFEVRGGLFVRQVHHWAALMFAAAIMVHLARIFFTGAFRRPREANWIIGSLLLILAMFEGYFGYSLPDDLLSGIGLRAALSSITLGMPVIGTWLHWALFGGDFPCGGVGDDCTAAGYIIPRMYSLHILLLPGIILALIGMHMALVWFQKHTQFPGPGRTEHNVVGVRVMPVFAVKSGAFFAAITGVLGLMGGLLQINPIWNLGPYKPAHVSAGSQPDFYMMWTEGLARIWPPWEFYFWHHTIPAPVWVALIMGLIFMLLIVYPFLEKRFTGDYAHHNLLQRPRDAPVRTAVGAMAISFYMLLTLAAMNDIIALKFHISLNATTWIGRIGMVILPPFVYFISYRWSIGLQRSDRAVLEHGIETGIIKRLPHGAYIELHQPLGPVDEHGHPLPLDYQGAPLPKRMNKLGSAGSPGSGSFLTADPASEDAALREAGHAAEHRALTALREYQDSLNETSNGEGDH